TCTTTTATTTTATCATATATTTATATAGATTTTAAGCGCTAACATTCTTTTGAAAAATACTTTTTTTGCTTTACTTCTATAGTGAAAAGGTTTACAATAATAGTAAGAAAATTTCAGGAGGTTTCATTATGGCACAACGTTACCAAAATATCATGGTCGCAATCGATGGTTCTAAAGAAGCGGACTTGGCTTTTGTCAAAGGAGTTCATTCTGCTCTACGAAACGACGCTAAACTCACCATCGCACATGTCATTGACACACGCGCTCTCCAAAGCGTATCCACCTTTGATGCTGAAGTTTACGAAGAACTCCAAGTCGACGCTGAAAGTCTGATGAAAGAGTACGAAAAACGTGCTAAAGATGCTGGGGTGGCAGATGTTCATATTGTCATTGAAATGGGAAATCCAAAGACCCTACTAGCACGTACTATTCCCGATGCTGAGGAAGTGGACCTCATCCTCGTTGGCGCAACTGGTCTCAACGCCTTTGAACGCCTCTTGGTTGGCTCTTCATCTGAATACATTCTCCGCCATGCTAAGGTCGATTTGCTGGTTGTGAGAGAACAAGAAAAAACCTTATAATTACAACGAAAAGGAGCCCAGAGCTCCTTTTTCTTTACTGTTTATTTCTCTCTTTATGGCGTTCATAAGCCTTGAGCTGGCGCTGCAGTTCCTTTTTAATCGCGGGTTCTGGAGCATATTTTTCTTCCCAATCATCTGGTTTTAAGATTTTGTGGGTCACTGGATCAAAATGAGCCTTGCCATCTGGGAAAATTTTCCCCATATTAGCCTGATGGACAATATCAAAAATACGTTCTGGGTCCACCCCCATCAAGACAAAACTACCATAGGTAAAGTAAAGCGTATCAATCAAGGCATCTACCTGACCTATCAAATCTTGCTGAGCAGGCGTCTTCTTGGCTACTTTATCTGCTGCCTTATCAAGAGCTTGATGAAGTTGCGATAGAGCTTGACCAAAGTCCTCTTCAGAAGGACTGGCAGCTCGAACAAACTCCACCAATTCTTCTATTTTAAAACCAGCCCTGTGGGTTGCACCTTCTAAATTCCAAGCTCGAGGTTCTTCTTGAGTTCGTTCATCCATCATGTGGTGGAAGGTCTTGACCTTATTGAAATGGTAGTCACGGCTGACAAAGACTTTTTCTGAAGCCAAAACACCAAAATGTTCTAATGCCTTGTGAATTCCGTCTTGCTGATTGCTGGTAGTGATATGCTTGGCAACTTCTTTGACACTGCTACTACCATTTCCCATAGCGACCGACATACCGACACCTGCAAGCATTTCTAGGTCGTTATCTGAGTCACCGAAGGCCATCACTTGGTTGAGGTCAAAGCCATATTCTTTCCCAACTCGGCGAATACCTTCCAATTTAGAATTCCCTTGATTAATGACATCCGCTGCAAATGGATTGCTACGTGTCAATTTCAAGTCTTCAAAATCAGCTGCTGCCTTCTCAGATTCTTCCGGTGTCATCAGCATCAAAACTTGGTAGATAGGCTGATTCATCAGATGAAGCAGGTCTTCTTCCTTTTGGGGCACAACCTTGCTAACCATACGATTAAAGGAATGACTCACCGTCCGAGTTAAAACAGAAGGAACGAAGCGACTGATTCGTTGGGAAAAAGACCCCAGACCAAAGGACATGATTTTAGAACCCAGCATGGCATCCTTGGTCCCTAGGGCAATCTCCTTGCCCTCTTTTTTAGCATACGCAATGAGCTGGCGCAAATGTAACTTGGAAATTGGGCTCGTGAACAAGACTCTTTCTTTATTAAAGATATACTGGCCATTGTAGGTTACCGCAAAATCCAGATCCAAATCGTCCATCAATTCCTTAACAAAAAAAGGTCCTCGCCCTGTCGCTACACCAACTAGCACCCCTTGTTCTTTGACAATTTTAATCGCGTCCTTAGTGGATTTCAAAACACTCTTGCGATCGTTGACCAAGGTTCCATCGATATCAAAAAAAACAGCTTTGACTTCCATCCTATCCCAATCTCCCCTTTTGTGATACAATGATTATACCACATTTCAGAAAGAGTGAGTAAATCATGCCTAAGAAAATCCTTGTTTTACATACGGGTGGAACTATTTCCATGCAGGCCGATGCTTCTGGCGCTGTTGTGACGAGTTCAGATAATCCCATGAACCATGTGTCCAACCCACTTGAAGGAATCCAAGTCCACACCTTGGACTTTTTTAACCTGCCAAGCCCCCATATTAAACCCAAGCATATGCTGGCCCTCTACCAAAAAATCAAAGAAGAAGCGGCTAACTACGATGGAGTGGTAATCACACACGGGACCGATACTCTAGAGGAAACAGCCTATTTCCTTGATACCATGGAAGTTCCCCATATGCCTATCGTTCTAACAGGGGCCATGCGCAGCTCCAACGAACTCGGCAGTGACGGTGTTTATAATTATCTGAGTGCTTTGCGGGTAGCTAGCGATAACAGGGCTGCTGACAAAGGAGTTTTGGTTGTTATGAACGATGAAATCCACGCTGCCAAGTATGTTACCAAAACACATACGACCAACGTCAGCACCTTCCAGACTCCAACGCACGGGCCACTTGGTCTGATCATGAAACAGGAAATCCTCTACTTCAAAACAGCTGAACCCCGTGTCCGCTTTGACCTTGATCACATACAAGGATTAGTCCCTATCATCTCTGCTTATGCTGGTATGACAGATGAGCTGATTGATATGCTGGATTTGGAACAATTGGACGGTTTGATTATCCAAGCCTTCGGAGCTGGTAATATTCCCAAAGAAACGTCTCAAAAGTTAGAAAGCCTTCTGCAAAAAGGAATCCCAGTCGCCCTGGTTTCGCGATGCTTTAACGGTATCGCTGAGCCTGTCTATGCCTACCAAGGTGGAGGCGTGCAGTTGCAAAAATCTGGTGTCTTCTTTGTTAAAGAACTCAACGCCCAAAAAGCCCGCTTGAAACTCCTCATTGCCCTCAATGCCGGACTAACAGGACAGGCTTTGAAAGACTATATGGAAGGGTAAGTCTCTTAGAAAATCTCTTCAAACCGCGTCAACGTCGCCTTACCGTATGTATGGTTACTGACTTCGTCAGTTCTATCTACAACCTTAAAGCTGTACTTTGAGCAATCTGCTGCTAGCTTCCTAATTTGCACTTTGATTTTCATTGAGTATAATTCTCTCCTCTAAAAACAAATCAGGAAATCTTCACGATTCCCTGATTTTTTCTATTTACGTTTTCGTGTTGAGCGACGTTCTGTCAAACCATGAGGTAAGAGAACTTCACGTTCTTCCAACTCTTCCTTGTGCATAATCTTAGTCAACATACGCATACTAATAGCACCAAGGTCATAAAGAGGTTGGGCAATAGTTGTCAAGTTTGGACGGGTAAAGCGTGAGATTTGTGAATCATCACTAGTAATGATTTCAAACTCTTCTGGCACAGACACACCCTTATCAGCAAGGCCGTTCAAGACACCTGCTGCCAATTCATCACCTGTTACAACTGCTGCAGTTGCATTTGATGAAATCAAGCGTTCTGCCAAGGCATAACCGTCTTCATAAGTGTACTTAGATTCAAATACCAATCCTTCGCTATAAGAAATACCTGCTTTTTTCAAGGCTTCCTTGTAGCCAACCAAACGAACCTTACCATTGATGTCATCCACTAGTGGACCGCTAACAAAAGCGATGCGCTCATTTTCTTTAGCAAGGTAGGTTACTGCATCAATCGTTGCTTGTTTGTAGTCAATATTGACACTTGGAAGCTGATGTTCTACATCCACAGTTCCTGCAAGAACAACTGGTGTCCGAGAACGAGAAAACTCTGAACGAATTTTTTCAGTCAAGTGGTACCCCATAAAGATGATACCATCCACTTGCTTAGAAAACAGGGTATTGACAACTGAAACTTCCTTGTCATCATCCTCATCACTATTAGCAAGGACAATATTATACTTGTACATTTCAGCGATATCGTCAATCCCTTTAGCAAGCGTTGAGAAATAGCCATTGGTAATATTTGGGATCACCACACCGACAGTGGTTGTCTTTTTACTTGCAAGACCACGCGCCACAGCATTTGGACGGTAATCTAAACGATCAATCACCTCAAGCACTTTTTTACGGGTGTTCTCTTTTACATTCTTATTGCCATTGACTACACGGCTAACCGTCGCCATTGAAACTCCTGCTTCACGGGCGACATCATAAATCGTTACTGTATCGTCTGTATTCATTCCATTTCCTTTCTATATCATACCTCACGAGACTCCAAAAAAGAGACGGTATGAAAATTTCGTTTTCATGATTCTACTTATTCCATTTTATCACTATTTGTAAACACTTTCAAGTATTTTTTGAAGATTGTTTGAAAAAAATTTCATAGAAAGCTATGTTTATGAAGAAAAAATCACCTTTTCTTGATTTTTAATCCTATTTGCTGTATGATAAGGGAAAAGAAAGGGGGAAGAAATATGGCTTTTACCAATACCCACATGCGGTCAGCTAGTTTTGGCATTGTTACCAGCTTGCCTGATGACGTTATTGACTCTTTTTGGTATATCATCGACCACTTCTTAAAAAATGTCTTTGAATTGGAGGAGGAACTCGAGTTTCAATTGCTTAATAACCAAGGAAAAATTACCTTCCACTTCTCAAGTCAACACCTCCCTACAGCCATTGATTTTGACTTCAACCACCCTTTCGACCCTCTTTATCCCCCCAGAGTCCTAGTTTTAGACATGGACGGTAGAGAGACTATCCTCCTCCCAGAAGAAAATGACCTATTTTAAAAACTCTAGCCTTCAGTTATAAACTACTGAAAACTAGAGTTTTTTTATTTTTTCAAAGCATTATACAAGTTACGGACAGGTTGCTTTAATGTAGGATGGATAAAATGAGGCGCAATTTCCTGTAAGGATTCAAGGACAAAAAGGCGTTCCGCTAGGTAAGGATGAGGCAAGATAAGATCATCTGTATAAAGGATCTGATCCTCCACAAAGAGCAAGTCCAAATCAATCAAACGAGGCCCCCAATGTACTTCTCTCACCCGTCCCATCTCTGACTCAATGGCTAACAAGGTCTCTAATATCACTGGAGCCGGCAACCAGGTTTCAACCTCAACCACTTGATTAGCAAAGCTATCCTGCTCCACACCACCCCAAGGCTCCGTCGTCAAGAAACTGGACTCTTTGAGAATATGGATGCCACGATTTCGCATTTTCTCAATGGCTTGTTTCAAGTTTTCTCGCTTATCCCCCATATTGCTTCCTAGGGCGATAAAGGCCCGTTGCTTACGGCGATGGATGGTTACTGAGCAAGTATCTAGTGGCAAATGCACTGGCGCCCAAGGTTTTTTCAGTTCCAGCTTGATTTCTTGGACAAGAGAATAGGTCTCAAAAGTACGTTCTACCAATTTGTAAGCTACCGTTTCAATCAAGTCCTCAGTGGTTTCCTGAAACCAAGTCGTCCACTGCTGACACAGTTCTCCGTAATGGACAGAGGCTGTTAAATCCAAGTCTGTAGCCGCCTTGGTCATATCATAGGATAGGATTGCGGAAATAACAAACTTCTGCCCCAATTCTTTCTCACTAGGGAACATACCATGATAGGCAAAAATTTCCAAATCCTTAATCTGCAGTTGATCCATAACTAGTCCTTTCTAGAAAAATCCGCCCAAAGCGGATTCTTTTTATACTCAATGAAAATCAAAGTGCAAACTAGGAAGCTAGCCGCAGGCTGCTCAAAACACTGTTTTGAGGTTGCAGATAGAAGCTGACGTGGTTTGAATTTGATTTTCGAAGAGTATTATAGTCCCATTAAACGATAAGCCTGATCTCGGAGGTCCTTATCTGTTTCAAATAGACCACGAGCTACTGTCGTCAAGGTTGCAGTGCCTGGTTTTCTGACACCACGCATGCTCATACACATATGTTCCGCCTCAATGACAACAAAGGCTCCTTTAGCACCTAGATACTCCATCAAGGCATCGGCTACTTCGATATTCAATCGTTCTTGAATTTGTGGTTTTTTCGAATAAACTTCAACCGTACGGGCTAGCTTAGACAAACCTGCTACACGACCATCTGGAATGTAGGCAATATGCGCTCTACCATAAAATGGCAAGAAGTGATGTTCACACATGGTATGGAAAAAAATATCCTTTTCTACCACCATATTATCGTCAATAATCTCAAAGGATTTTGACAAATGTTCCTCCGCTGTTTGACCAAGCCCTGAAAAAATCTCTTGGTACATACGGGCCACACGAGCAGGTGTTTCCTGCAAGCCCTCGCGGTTAGCGTCCTCTCCCACAGCCTCGATAATCATTTTTACAGCTGTTTCAATCTTTTGTGTATCCATTTTCATTCTTCCTCTCCATCAGATAGGCCCTCACTTGGCTCAAGAAATACAAGGAACCCGTGACAATCCTAACTGTTTTTTTCTCTTCTTTTTTATCTGTCAATTTCTGCTCTAGAAAATCCTGCCAACCTTGGTAGCTGAGATTTCTAGACTTAGCTGCCTCTTTCAGCACGCTTTCATCAGTCGCCCGACTATCGTCAAAATGTGTCAGAGTAAGCTCGGTATCTGGCATGGCCCCCAGCAAGTCCAACATATCCTCCAAGGCCTTGGTTTTGATACAAGTAAAGAGGATTTCCTTACGATAATCCGCAAAGCGTTCTTGCAAGGTTGCCAATAAAGCTTTGATAGCATGGGGATTGTGGGCCCCGTCCAAGATCATCAAGGGGTTCCTTGACACGACCTCCAGACGCCCCGGCCATCTTGTTTCTTCTAGTGCTTGAGCAAGCAAGTGATTGCTTGCTAGTTCTCGGTCATCCTCCTGACAAAAAGCATCAAGTAAAGCTATAGCCATCCCAGCATTCTCTATCTGGTGCAAACCAAGCAGGCCAGTCTGGAAGCGACCTTGTCTGACAGCACTTGTATAGTCAAAGACTTCACCCGTTACCACACTCTCTTGGTGACTGACATGATAATCTGCCCCGTAGGCAAGTCTCGGCGCATTTTTATCTTTCGCAATAGCGTCAATGACAGCCAAAGCTTCTGGAGCGATACGACCTGTCACCAAGGGAATACCTTGTTTGATAATACCAGCTTTCTGCTCTGCTATGGCTTCCAAGGTGTCACCAAGTAGGGCTACATGGTCCAATCCAATGGTCGTAATGCCTGTTAGAATAGGCTGGCAAACATTGGTACTATCCAAGAGTCCACCCATGCCCACTTCCATGATAGCCACATCTACTTGCTCTGAGGCAAAGTAGTCATAGGCTATGGCTGTGATAATCTCAAACTCGGTTGTCCCCTGCAAATTGGTAGCCGATTCCCCTTCCAGCAAAGTCTGATAGTCTGACATGAGGGATTCTAGCCTCGCTTCTGGGATAGATTCCCCATTGATGCTAATCTGGTCTGTATAATGAATGAGATAGGGCGAGCTAAACACGCCAACTCTCAGCCCTAGCTTTTCTAGCATATTTTTCAAAAAAGCAATGGTCGAACCCTTGCCATTGGTCCCTCCGATATGGATGACCTTGAGTTTGAGATGGGGATTGCCTCGCAGAGCTAGGAGTTCTACCATTCGTTCCAAACCGAAATGCGGTTGGTCCGTCCGGTAGTTAGCAATCCACTGATTGTTTTCGATTTCTTTCATCTTATTTATATTGTTTTAAATCTAGATTTTCCGCTTCATCAGCCAGACGAATAGCGGAGGCAATTTCAACTGCCATCTTATGACTAGCTACGTCATGCACGCGCACCACTTCTACACCCTGTCTCGCAGCAATACTGGTTACATGGGCTGAAGCTGTGTCCCGATTGCGGAAACCAAGTTCTGTCTCAGGATCGACTTCAAAGCCACTTTCTTCAAGGATATTGATGACAAACCGCTTGCGCGACACTCCAAGAAAGATTGGATAGCCTTTCTGATGTAGTTTATCCAGATCCCGTAAAAGAAGCAGATTTTCTTTCTTAGTCAGACCAAAGCCAATTCCTGGATCCAACAGGATATTCTCTTGTGCAATCCCAGCTTCCTCTGCTCTCGCTAAGGCTCTGTCAAAGAAAGTCTCCATCAACTCTTCGATTGGCAATGTTTCAAAGTCAGCTAACTCTTCCCCTGTAAAAGCTTGATTAAATCCAAAATGAGGGAAGATGAGCGAGCTAGGGTGCTGAGGTCGCGCCATGACTGGATTAAACATAATGACTACTTTCGCACCAGCCTTAGCAACCACATGGGCCATTTTTTCATCACCCATGAGACCAGTGATATCATTGACTAGATTGGCACCAGCAGCCAAAGCAGCTTCTGCTACTTGACTTTTCCAAGTATCAATGGAGATGAGAACATCACTTTCCTTGCGAATAGCTTTAATCACTGGAACAACACGCTGGATCTCCTCTTCTATCTCAACATAGCTACTTCCCGGCCGAGTCGATTCTCCGCCGATATCTAGCATACTAGCCCCTTCTGCTATCAATTTACGAGCCTGCTGGAGCGCCTGCTCAAGAGCAAAAAATTGACCACCGTCCGAAAAGGAGTCTGGGGTTACATTGATAATTCCGCAAATAGCTGTCTTTGCATGATTTGCTTTAGTTGACATATCGGTCACTCCCTCAAGGCTTTTCACCATATTATTTCTCTATTTTACCATAAAAAGAAAAAGATGGACACGATTGCATTCATCTTTTTCCCAGTAGAAACAAGTAAGCAATTGTCAAAAATCTTAAACAGAAATCCCTAATGTCCGACTCATGATCACCACAAGAGCCAACAAGCAGAAGGCCACCCCGTTAACAATCATGTGAAGTAAGATAGACATTTCCAAACGTTGGGTCTTGTAAGCCGTCCAAGATAGAACGATCGACATACCTCCATAAATCAATAAAGAAGGTAAATTACTTGGTTGATGCAATAAAGCAAACACAATCGTACCGACTACAAATCCCAAGTTCTCCTTGCCTCTGAAAATCTTTTTAGGAACAATCCCACGGCACAAGATTTCCTCACAAATTGGAGCAAGCAAGGTCAGCAAGAAAAAGCTAGAAATCAACGAACTATTCTGAACCATATCGTTAATCTGAGACTGGTTAGCTGTTGTCGTCTCATTTGACAGTTGCAACAAGATAGAACCAAGTATATTTGACCCGATAATAACTAAATAACTTAATCCCAATCGTGCCAAATCCTTAGCTCTAAAAAAAGAAAAATTAAAACTAGCTAATTGGGTTTTACGAGCTCCAAAAATAAATAGTGCTAAAACAACAATCGAAATACCAGCAACTATCAGTCCTGACTGTAACAATGGTACTGCATTTAAAGTTAAAATAGCAGTAACCCCTATAGGAATCTGATATAAAATTGTCGCTAGCAGAAAGATTAACAGCCAGCCTGCACGATTCAACAATTCTTTCCACATACTTTTCTCTTCCATCATTCATCTCCTAGACTTTGTATTAAAAAAAGGGGGAAAATTCCCCTGGGTTATCCTATTATAAGGCCATGCTGATATAGTTAAGGATAAACAAGGCATCCAAAATCCAAATCATGACATGAACATCTTTAGCTTGACCTTTGACAAGCTTAGTCAAAGTGTAAGTCAAGAAACCAACTGCAATCCCTTGAGTAATAGAGTAGCTGAATCCCATAAAGATAGATGTGAAGAAAGCAGGAACCGCTTCAGACATATCGTCCCAATGGATATTTTTCAAGCTAGCCAACATCATAATCCCAACGATAATCAAGATTGGAGCTGTAGCGGCTGTTGGTACAATCGCTAGAAGTGGACTAAAGAAGCTTGAAATTGCAAAACAGATTGCTACAACCAAGGCTGTCAAACCAGTACGTCCACCTGCACCGATACCAGCAGCAGACTCAACATAAGTCGTTACGTTTGAAGTACCAGCGATGGCACCAATTGAAGTACCAATCAAGTCAGAGTAAAGAGCCTTGTCCAACTTAGCTGATTGGTGATTTTCACCATTTGTCGCTACGATACCAACTTTTTCACCTGTACCGATCAAGGTACCAATCGTGTCAAAAATATCTGTCAATGAGAAGGCAAGAATGGCCATCAGAGTTTCAGGCAAGCGAGCTGTATCTGAAATCAAAGCTCCCAAACCTTCTGAACCAAGAGCTGCACCAAAAACTGTCTTCAAGTCTTCAAAGGCTGCACCAACATGATTATTAGCAAAATCGATACTAGACAAATCTACCAAACCAACTGCAATAGCAAGAACAGTTGTTGTCAAGATAGAGAGGATAATTCCCCCTTTAATTCCTTTGATAACAAAGAAAATTGTGATAGCAAGTCCTGCAAGAGCCACCAAAACAGCTGGATTATTAAAGCTGACCAATCCTGGAACTGCTGAAGAGTTTGCTGTAATCGCTGCTTGGGCCTTGTCAGCTCCTTCTCCTGCAACCGTATAATTGCCTGGATCGATAGAGAATTTCAAAAGTCCAGCATTCTTAATTCCCACGTAGGCAAGGAAGACACCGATACCAGCTGAAATAGCTGAACGAAGGGCATTCGGAATCGATTCAATGATCATTTTACGAACATTTGTCAAGGTAATAATCAATGAGATAATTCCACAGATGAAGACCATAGCCAAGGCTTCTTGCCATGAATAACCAAGCCCGAATACAACTGTAAATGTAAAGAAGGCGTTAAGACCCATACCTGGTGCTTGAGCATATGGCAAGTTGGCGTAGAAAGCCATCATCAAGGTACCAGCTACTGCACCGATAATCGTTGCAAGAAACACACCCTGAGCAGGCATTCCTGTTTGCGAAAGAATTTGTGGGTTTACAAAGAGAATATAGCTCATTGCAAAGAAAGTTGTTAAACCAGCGAGAACCTCTGTACGAACGTCTGTACCGTTCTCTTTTAGTTTAAATAATTTGTCCATTATCAATCTCCTTTTAATTTTTACGAACAATAATAGAATTATATCATTTATCATTCACTTTTTCAATATCTTTGTTTGATTTATTTAAGAATTTGATGAAATTTCTTTTTTGGTTTCGAATCTGCTTTTCTGCCTGCTTTTTGTTATAATAGTAGACATCTTATCTGGAAAGACACTAGAAAGGTTTATATGACGAAAAAAATTATTGCAGTTGACCTAGATGGAACCCTGCTCAACTCAGACAGTCAGATTTCTGACTTTACCAAAGAAACTATTAAAAAAGTTACTGAAAAAGGGCATCAGGTTATTATTACGACAGGTCGCCCTTACCGTATGTCAAAAGATTTTTACCGTGAACTAGGCTTAAACACTCCTATGATTAATTTCAACGGTTCCCTCACTCATTTACCAGACCAAGTTTGGGACTTTGAAAAGTGTTTGACCGTAGACAAAAAATATCTGTTAGACATGGTTCAACGTTCAGAGGACATTCAAGCTGATTTTATCGCTGGAGAATATCGTAAAAAATTCTACATCACAAATCCCAATGAAGAAATTGCCAATCCCAAACTATTTGGCGTAGAAGCTTTCCAGCCTGAAGATCAATTCAATCCTGAATTGGTGACCAAGGACCCTAACTGTATTCTCTTGCAGACCAGAGCCAGTGACAAATATGCCTTGGCAAAAGAAATGAATGCCTTCTACCAGCATCAACTGTCTATCAACACTTGGGGTGGTCCGCTCAATATCCTTGAATGTACCCCAAAAGGTGTCAACAAGGCCTTTGCTTTGGACTACTTGCTCAAGGTAATGAACCGCGATAAAAAAGATTTGATTGCTTTTGGAGATGAGCACAATGATACCGAAATGCTTGCTTTTGCTGGGAAAGGTTATGCAATGAAAAATGCCAACCCAGAGCTACTCCCCTATGCAGATGAGCAAATTGCCCTAACCAATGACCAAGATGGGGTTGCCAAAACCCTGCAAGACTTATTCTTATAGTCCATACTGACCAGCTTGCGAGCTGGTCTTTGTGCTCTTTTCACAGTCTCATCAACCAGTTAATCGATTGTTCTACTTTTTGCCTCCAAAACCTTGGAAAAGGCTTTCTTTTGTGATATAATTCACATATAAATACAAGAGAGCTCGTCATACTCGACTCTGTTGACACAAAATCAATCCAGTCCCGTTATCCCTGTTCTCGGTCAATATCAAGGAGGATAGCTATGAAAGCTGTTGTTGTTAATCCAGAAAGCACTGGTGTTGCTGTTGAAGAAAAAGTACTCCGTCCACTTGAAACTGGGGAAGCACTTGTAGAAATTGAATACTGTGGTGTTTGCCACACTGACCTCCACGTTGCCCATGGCGACTTCGGTCAGGTACCAGGACGTGTCCTAGGTCACGAAGGTGTTGGTATCGTTAAAGAAATTGCACCAGATGTTAAAAGTCTTAAAGTCGGCGACCGCGTCAGCGTTGCTTGGTTCTTTGAAGGATGTGGTACTTGCGAATACTGTACAACTGGCCGTGAAACTCTTTGCCGTACAGTAAAAAATGCCGGCTACTCAGTAGACGGTGGTATGGCTGAACAATGTATCGTAACAGCAGACTATGCTGTTAAAGTTCCTGACGGACTTGATCCAGCCCAAGCCTCTTCTATCACATGTGCTGGTGTAACAACCTATAAAGCTATTAAAGAGGCCAAAGTTGAACCAGGCCAATGGGTTGTTCTTTACGGTGCTGGTGGCCTTGGTAACCTAGCTGTTCAATACGCTAAAAAAGTATTCAATGCTCATGTCATCGCAGTTGATATCAATAACGACAAACTTGCCCTTGCAAAAGAAGTAGGCGCTGACATTGTTATTAACGGCCTCGAAATTGAAGATGTACCAGGACTCATCAAGGAAAAAACTGATGGTGGAGCTCATTCAGCTGTCGTAACTGCTGTATCTAAAGTTGCCTTCAACCAGGCTGTTGACTCAGTTCGTGCTGGTGGTCGCGTTGTCGCTGTCGGCCTTCCTTCTGAAATGATGGAACTAAGTATCGTAAAAACCGTTCTAGATGGAATCCAAGTCATCGGTTCTCTTGTAGGAACTCGTAAAGACTTGGAAGAAGCCTTCCAATTCGGTGCAGAAGGTTTAGTAGTTCCAGTTGTTCAAAAACGTCCAATAGAAGATGCCGTAGCCATTTTCGACGAAATGGAAAAAGGTCAAATCCAAGGACGTATGGTACTCGACTTCACCCACTAATCTATTAGAAACCTATTTTAAAAGTTGGAATGCGCTTCCAACTTTTTTATATTAAATTTTTTAATAAGGATTCAAAAAAACTTCTCTAAAACTCAATATATCAATATTTTCAGATGTAATATTTTTAATTATTTTATGATAAATAGTTGATTTTTAGATGAAAACGGTTTATACTTAAAAAGTCTTAAAGTTTTCTTAAACGAAAACTAAAACAAAAAAGGAGGAATGACAATAATGAGTATCGGAATCATTATTGCGAGCCACGGCGAATTTGCTGCGGGTATTCATCAGTCAGGATCTATGATCTTTGGTGAACAAGAAAAGGTTCAAGTTGTAACCTTTATGCCAAACGAAGGTCCTGACGATCTATACGCTAAGTTTAATAACGCTGTTGCTGCATTTGACGCAGAAGATGAGGTTCTAGTTTTGGCTGACCTTTGGAGTGGATCTCCATTTAACCAAGCTAGCCGCGTGATGGGAGAAAATCCTGAGCGTAAGTTTGCCATCATCACAGGACTGAACTTACCGATGTTAATTCAAGCCTACACAGAGCGCCTCATGGACGCTGCTGCAGGTGTAGAAAAAGTCGCTGCGAATATTATCAAAGAAGCCAAAGATGGCATCAAGGCTCTTCCAGAAGAGCTCAATCCAGTTGAGGAAGTAGCAAGCGCTGCAGCTGCTCCAGTTGCCCAAGCTGCTATTCCAGAAGGAACTGT
Above is a genomic segment from Streptococcus sp. SN-1 containing:
- the adhP gene encoding alcohol dehydrogenase AdhP; this translates as MKAVVVNPESTGVAVEEKVLRPLETGEALVEIEYCGVCHTDLHVAHGDFGQVPGRVLGHEGVGIVKEIAPDVKSLKVGDRVSVAWFFEGCGTCEYCTTGRETLCRTVKNAGYSVDGGMAEQCIVTADYAVKVPDGLDPAQASSITCAGVTTYKAIKEAKVEPGQWVVLYGAGGLGNLAVQYAKKVFNAHVIAVDINNDKLALAKEVGADIVINGLEIEDVPGLIKEKTDGGAHSAVVTAVSKVAFNQAVDSVRAGGRVVAVGLPSEMMELSIVKTVLDGIQVIGSLVGTRKDLEEAFQFGAEGLVVPVVQKRPIEDAVAIFDEMEKGQIQGRMVLDFTH